CCGGACCCCGCCCAGCAGGTCGCCCTCGTTCGGGTCACCGGCGAGGACCACGCCCTGGGCGCCGAGCTCCTTCATGCGCTGCATGAAGGGCTCGTAGCCGGCCCGGCCCGCGCCCGCGGTGGAGCGGGCGATGATGAAGCGGACGCCGACGTCCCGGGCGAACGGGAGGAGTTCCGTGAGGCCCGACAGCGGGTTGCCGCTGGACGTGGACACCAGGTCGTAGTCGTCGATGACGATGTACACCGTGGGGCCGTTCCACCAGCTGCGGTCGCGCAGCTGCTCGGGCGTGACGTCGGCGGTCGGCGTGCGGCGCTGCATCAGGTCGGCCAGCGCGTCCATGTGGTGCTGCATCTGGTTCGACATGGGGATGTACTCGGCCAGGTGCGAGGTCGGGGTCACCCCGAGCAGGGAGCGCCGGTTGTCGACCACGAAGAGCTTCGCCTCGTTGCCGTCGTAGCGCTCGGTGAGGCGCTGGATGAGCAGCTTCAGCAGGTTCGACTTGCCGGACTCGCTCTCGCCGAAGACGAGGAAGAACGGGTCCTGCTCGAAGTCCACGAACACCGGCTCGAGGTTGTCCTCGTCGAGCGCGAAGGCGATGCCCCGGTTCGGGAAGCGGTCCCCGGGCGGGAGCTGCTGCGCCGGGAACTCGCGGGGGAGCAGCCGGACCTCGGGGGCGCCGGGCTGCTGCCAGTGCCGGGAGACCTCGGCGGCGAGCGCCTGCGTCGCCTCGGCCAGGTCGGTGTCGGAGGACAGGCCGTCGATGCGCGGGACCGCCGCCATGAAGTGCTGCCGCTGCGGGGTCTGGCCCCGGCCGGGGACACCGGTCGGCACGTTGGCCGCGACCTTGCGGTCGAACTCGGAGTCCATGGGGTCGCCGAGCCGCAGCTCCAGGCGGTTCATCAGGTGGTCCTTGAGGTTGGAGCGGACCTCCATGGAGCGCGACGCGGTGAGGATGACGTGCATGCCGTAGCCGAGGCCGCGCGCGGCGATGTCGAGGACGGCCGGCTCCAGACCGTCGTAGTCCGTGCGGAAGTTGCCCCAGCCGTCGATGACCAGGAAGACGTCGCCCCACGGCTGGTCGGTGGTGGAGATGTCGCCGCGGGCGCGCCGGGTGCGGAACTCGGCGATGGAGGAGATGCCGGCGGTACGGAAGTACTCCTCGCGGCGGGTCATGATGCCGTACACCTCGGCGACCGTACGCCGTACCTTCTCCGGGTCGAGGCGTGAGGCCACGCCGCCGACGTGCGGCAGGCCCGCCACGGAGGACAGTCCGCCGCCACCGAAGTCCAGCCCGTAGAACTGCACTTCCTGCGGGGTGTGGGTGAGCGCGAACGACGCGATGATCGAGCGCAGCAGGGTCGACTTGCCGGACTGCGGGCCGCCGAGGATCTGCATGTGGCCGGCCGCGCCGCCGAAGTCGGTCCACAGCGGGTCGCGCCGCTGCTCGTACGGCTTGTCGACGATGCCGACGGGGATGACGAGCCGTCCCGCGCCCTCGTAGCCGGGCTGGGTGAGGCCGCGGCCGGGCACCGCGGCCAGTCCGGGCAGCAGGGAGTCCAGCGACGGCGGGCTGTCCAGCGGGGGCAGCCACACCTGGTGGGCGGCCGGGCCCTGGGCCTCCAGCCGCCGCACGATGACGTCGAGCACCGTGTCGGCGAGCGCGTCGTCGGTCTGGTCGGGCTCCTCCTGGCGCTGCTGCGGCACCGCCGCGTACTGGACGGGCACCTGCGAGGCCGTGAAGAGGACGGGCCTGCGGTCCACGGGGAGCGGGCCGCCGTACGCCGCCGCCTGCTGGGAGCTGGAGCGGTACACACCGGAGACGTACGCCGCCTTGAAGCGGACCATCTCGTCCGTGCCGTACTTCAGGAAGCCGGAGCCGGGCACGTTCGGCAGCTCGTAGGCGTCCGGGACGCCGATCGCGGCGCGCGATTCGGCCGCGGAGAACGTGCGCAGACCGATCCGGTAGGACAGGTAGGTCTCCAGGCCGCGCAGGCGTCCCTCCTCCAGGCGCTGCGAGGCGAGGAGCAGGTGCACACCGAGCGAGCGGCCGATGCGGCCGATCTGCACGAACATCTCGATGAAGTCCGGCTTGGCGGTGAGCAGTTCGCTGAACTCGTCGATGACGAGGACCAGCGAGGGGATCGGCTGCAGCGCGGCACCGGCCTGGCGGGCCTTCTCGTAGGCGTGGATGTTGGCGTAGTTGCCCGCGTCGCGCAGCATCTCCTGGCGGCGGTTCAGCTCACCGCGGATGGAGTCGCCCATGCGGTCGACGAGCGTCAGGTCGTCGGCGAGGTTGGTGATGACGGCGGCCACGTGCGGCATCTGGGACATGCCCGCGAACGTCGCACCGCCCTTGAAGTCCGCGAGGACGAAGTTCAGCGTCTCGGAGGAGTGCGTGACCGCGAGACCGAGGACCAGGGTGCGCAGCAGCTCCGACTTGCCGGATCCGGTCGCGCCGACGCACAGGCCGTGCGGGCCCATGCCCTCCTGCGCCGCCTCCTTGAGGTCGAGCATCACCGGCCGGCCGTCCTCACCGACACCGATCGGCACCCGCAGCCGCTCCGACTGCGAGCGCGGCCGCCAGGTGCGGCGCGGGTCGACGTTCGCCGCGTCGCCGAGGTTCAGCAGGTCGGTGAACTCCAGGTTGGCGAGCAGCGGTTCGTCGTCGTCGCCGCCGGACGCCACGCGCAGCGGCGCCAGCTGGCGGGCCAGGGCCTCCGCGGCCTCGTAGGACAGCACGTCGGGGGTGCCCTCGTAGACCATGCCGTGCGCGGATTCCAGGCGCAGTTCGCGCGGCTGCACGACGATGGACAGGTCACCGCGTCCGGTGGTGAGGTCGCCGGGGACCACCTCGAGGACGGTGACGCCCTGCAGTCCCTCCGGGCTGGCGAGCAGCGAGGTCGGCGGCAGGGAGACACCGTCGAGGACGATCACCAGGTGCGGCTGCTCGGGCACCGGCGGGGCGCTCGGGTGGAAGCGAGGGCGGCCCTGGAGCCGGGTGCCCAGCAGGTCCTCCAGCTCGGCCGGGTCGGTGGTGATCAGGCGGCGGCTGCCGGCGCCGTCGGCCTCGCCCCTGGCCTGCACGTGCGGCAGCCACTTGGCCCACTCCCACTCGGGCGCCGCGTCACGTCCGGTGGCGACGGCGACGACCAGGTCCTCGGGGGAGTGCAGCGAGGCGAGGGAGGCGGCGATCGCGCGGGCGGCGCCGCGCACGGTGACCGGCTCGCCGCTGATCGACACGTGGTAGAAGGCCCGCAGCGACACCGCCATGGGCAGGTCCTCGAGAGTGCTGTGGGTGGCCACGAAACGCTGCATGGCGCCGGCGGTCAGCGGCTCGAGCTGGTCGACCGGGGCGCTCTCCGGCGGGACCAGCGGCGTCGCCAGGGCCTGCGGGCCGAGGCCCACGCGCACCTGGCCGAAGTCCTCGTCGCCCGCGCGGCGCTCCCACACCCGGCTGCCCTCCGCGACCAGTGCCCACAGTTGCTCCGGTGAAGGGTGCAGGTAGTACTGGGCGTCGCGCTGGGCCTTGGCGGTCTGCTGCGCCGCCCGCCGGGTCTGGGAGAGGTAACGCAGGTAGTCGCGGCGGATGTCGGCGATCTGCCCCTGGGTGCCGCGCCGGTGGCGGATCAGCATCGCGACGCCCATGGCGATCGTCGACGCGATCATCACCATGCCCATGATCTTCATGAAGGGCTGGGCCTGCGGGTTGAAGAAGAACACCACGGATCCACCCATGCCGAGCATGGGCAGGAGCTGCATCAGGGCGCCTTCGCGCTCCCCGCGCGGAAGCTCCGGCGGCGGCTGCAACACGACCTCGTTCGTG
Above is a genomic segment from Streptomyces glaucescens containing:
- a CDS encoding type VII secretion protein EccC, which produces MSHIVVKRPPRALPREVPTNEVVLQPPPELPRGEREGALMQLLPMLGMGGSVVFFFNPQAQPFMKIMGMVMIASTIAMGVAMLIRHRRGTQGQIADIRRDYLRYLSQTRRAAQQTAKAQRDAQYYLHPSPEQLWALVAEGSRVWERRAGDEDFGQVRVGLGPQALATPLVPPESAPVDQLEPLTAGAMQRFVATHSTLEDLPMAVSLRAFYHVSISGEPVTVRGAARAIAASLASLHSPEDLVVAVATGRDAAPEWEWAKWLPHVQARGEADGAGSRRLITTDPAELEDLLGTRLQGRPRFHPSAPPVPEQPHLVIVLDGVSLPPTSLLASPEGLQGVTVLEVVPGDLTTGRGDLSIVVQPRELRLESAHGMVYEGTPDVLSYEAAEALARQLAPLRVASGGDDDEPLLANLEFTDLLNLGDAANVDPRRTWRPRSQSERLRVPIGVGEDGRPVMLDLKEAAQEGMGPHGLCVGATGSGKSELLRTLVLGLAVTHSSETLNFVLADFKGGATFAGMSQMPHVAAVITNLADDLTLVDRMGDSIRGELNRRQEMLRDAGNYANIHAYEKARQAGAALQPIPSLVLVIDEFSELLTAKPDFIEMFVQIGRIGRSLGVHLLLASQRLEEGRLRGLETYLSYRIGLRTFSAAESRAAIGVPDAYELPNVPGSGFLKYGTDEMVRFKAAYVSGVYRSSSQQAAAYGGPLPVDRRPVLFTASQVPVQYAAVPQQRQEEPDQTDDALADTVLDVIVRRLEAQGPAAHQVWLPPLDSPPSLDSLLPGLAAVPGRGLTQPGYEGAGRLVIPVGIVDKPYEQRRDPLWTDFGGAAGHMQILGGPQSGKSTLLRSIIASFALTHTPQEVQFYGLDFGGGGLSSVAGLPHVGGVASRLDPEKVRRTVAEVYGIMTRREEYFRTAGISSIAEFRTRRARGDISTTDQPWGDVFLVIDGWGNFRTDYDGLEPAVLDIAARGLGYGMHVILTASRSMEVRSNLKDHLMNRLELRLGDPMDSEFDRKVAANVPTGVPGRGQTPQRQHFMAAVPRIDGLSSDTDLAEATQALAAEVSRHWQQPGAPEVRLLPREFPAQQLPPGDRFPNRGIAFALDEDNLEPVFVDFEQDPFFLVFGESESGKSNLLKLLIQRLTERYDGNEAKLFVVDNRRSLLGVTPTSHLAEYIPMSNQMQHHMDALADLMQRRTPTADVTPEQLRDRSWWNGPTVYIVIDDYDLVSTSSGNPLSGLTELLPFARDVGVRFIIARSTAGAGRAGYEPFMQRMKELGAQGVVLAGDPNEGDLLGGVRPRPMPAGRGTFVSRKRGKPLVQVGLVPDRYR